The region GAGCACGAAGACGTGCTCGACCTGATCCAGCAGGGCCGCGCGCAACTCGGGCTGATGGCCGCGCGCGCGGCCTACCCGCCCGATATCGGTGCGGCAACGGTCGCGGAGGAATCGGAGATCGGCCTGTTCGTGGGCCGCACGCACGCGCTCGCCGAATACGGCGACGCCGAAGTGCCGCATGCGGCGCTGCGCGATGCACGCGAGTTGCGTCTGATTACGTACGTGAAACCGGAGGACCAGACCGCCGACGACCGGATCGTAGTCGGCACGCAGCGCTGGCTCGCGCCGAGCTATCTGATGCTGCTGGAGATGGCAGTGCTCGGGTTCGGGTGGGCCGAGTTGCCGCGCTGGATGGTCGAGCACTTCGCGCGCGATCGCCTGAGCGAGCTGCGCGCGCGAGGCTGGCCGCGCCGCGTGCGCGTGGACGCGGTGTGGTCGCGCAACCGGCCGCTCGGCCCGGCCGGCGCGTGGCTGCTCGACGCGATGCTGGCCGCGTAGCGGCGCGCGACATCGCGCGGGCCGCGGGCGCCGATCGGCGCCGGGCCCCGGAACGAACCGGCGCTCAGAAGCCGCGCGACAGCACGGCCGCGCCGATCGTCACGACGCCGAGCACGAGATTGACGACCACCAGCAGGCGCACCGTATTCACGGCGCGCGCGCCGTCCGGCCAGTTCTGCGCCTGCACCGCACGGCGGATCCGCGGGAACAGCGCGAAGCGGATATGACCGAAGATCAGCATCATCACGACACCGAGCCCGGCCATCGCATGCAGCGACCACGTTGCATGCGCGCCGCCGAACGCGGTGAGCAGGAACCCGCCGGACAGCAGGATCACGATCACCGCGCCCGACACCCAGTTGAAGAAGCGGCCGAACACGCCCTCGATCAGCGGCAGCCGAAGCTGTGGCGTCAGGTCCGACAGCGCCGGCCGCAGGCAGAAGTTCGCGAAGACCATCCCGCCCACCCACACGGCGACGGCCAGCAGATGAAGAAACAGCGCGACGGCAACAGCGTGGGACATGGCGGCAATCCTGTTATGGGTTGAAGGCAACGATCGGCCGCGTCGTGCGCGGTCTCGAGCGACGTTCGACCGACCCGCTGCCGCTCGGTTCAGGGACCTGGCGGCATTTCACAATATTTTGCAAGTTCCGTACGACGGCGCCACCGTCGCTCGCCGCAATACGTCGCGAGAAAGACGAAGGCCGCACGCCGCCGAAGCGGACGCGGGGTCAGCCGAGGAGCGGACGCAGCTCGTTGACGACCTTCAGCTTCGTTTCCGGCGCACGCCCCTTGCGTGCACGCTTGCCGATGTGCGGCGCGAGCCCCGCATACGACAGCGTTTCGTCCTGCACCTTGCCGCCGCGGCCCGTGCCGATCAGCACGACGCCGGCCGGGTCGATCGCGAGCGCCTGCACGAGCGTTTCCTTGTCGTCGAGCGCCATCAGGATCACGCCGCGGCCGCCGCCGGACAGCGTCTTCATCTCGTCCATCCCGAACACCAGCAGGCGGCCGCCGCTCGACAGACACGCGACCTGCGTCGCATTCGGCAGCACCGGCATCGGCGCAAGCGGCACAGCACCCGCATCGATCGTCATGAACGACTTGCCGGCCTTCACACGGCTCACCATGTCGCCGACCTTGGCGAGGAACCCGAAGCCGTTGCTCGACGCGAGCAGCAGCTGCTGATCGGCCGGCGCTGCGTAGTAATGCATCAGGTGCGAGCCCGATTCGAGCTCGATCAGCGACGTGACCGGCACGCCGTCACCGCGGCCGCCCGGCAGCACCGACACGTCGACCGAATACACGCGCCCGCTGCTGCCCCACGCGATCAGGCGATCGGGCGTGCGGCACTGGAATGCCGCGTACAGGCTGTCGCCGGCCTTGAACGAGAAGCCGGCCGGATCAAGGCCGTGGCCCTTCAGCGCGCGCACCCAGCCCTTCTGCGACACGACCACCGTAACCGGCTCGTCGACGACCTTCGCCTCGAAGGTCGCGCGCTTTTCCTGCTGGATCAGCGTGCGGCGATCGTCGCCGTACTGTTTCGCGTCGGCCTCGATCTCCTTGATCATCAGCCGCTTCATCGCGCTTTCGTTCGCGAGCAGCTCTTCGAGCTTCGCCTTCTCGTCGCGCAGCGCCTCGAGCTCCTTCTCGATCTTGATCTTCTCGAGCCGCGCGAGCTGGCGCAAACGGATTTCGAGGATGTCTTCCGCCTGGCGGTCGGTGAGGCCGAACGCGCCGATCAGCGCGGCTTTCGGCTCGTCGGACTCGCGGATGATGCGGATCACCTCGTCGATGTTCAGGAAGACGATCATCCGCCCTTCGAGGATATGGATCCGATCGTCGACCTTCGCGAGACGATGGCGGCAGCGGCGCGTCATCGTCAGCTGGCGGTACTTCACCCACTCGTCGAGAATCGTCAGCAGCCCCTTCTGGCCCGGCCGGCCGTCGGCGCCGATCATCACGAGGTTCAGCGTCGCGTTCGATTCGAGGCTCGTGTACGCGAGCAGCGTGTTCACGAATTCCGTCTGGTCGATCGTGCGCGACTTCGGCTCGAACACGAGCCGCACCGCCGCTTCCTTGCCCGACTCGTCGCGCACCGCGTCGAGCAGGTCGAGCATCGCCTTCTTCGTGTTCAGCTGCTCGGGCGTCAGCGTCTTCTTGCCGAGCTTGAGCTTCGGGTTGGTCAGTTCCTCGATTTCCTCGAGCACCTTCTGGCCCGACGTGTTCGGCGGCAGCTCTGTGACGACCAGCTGCCACTGACCGCGCGCGAGATCCTCGATCTTCCAGCGCGCGCGCACCTTCAGGCTGCCGCGGCCGGTTTCATAAGCCGCCGCGATTTCAGCGTCGCTCGAGATGATCTGGCCGCCGCCCGGGAAGTCCGGGCCGGGGATCAGGTTCATCAGCTCCGCGTGCGTGAGCTTCGGATTGCGGATCAACGCGACTGCCGCCGCCGCGACCTCGCGCAGATTGTGCGACGGGATTTCGGTGGCAAGGCCGACCGCGATGCCCGACGCGCCGTTCAGCAGCACGAACGGCATGCGGCTCGGCAGCGTCTTCGGCTCCTCGAACGAGCCGTCGTAGTTCGGCATGAAGTCGACCGTGCCCTGGTCGATCTCGTCGAGCAGCAGCTTCGAGATCGGCGTGAGCCGGGCTTCGGTATACCGCATCGCCGCCGCGCCGTCGCCGTCGCGCGAGCCGAAGTTGCCCTGCCCGTCGATCAGCGGGTAGCGCAGCGAGAAGTCCTGCGCGAGACGCACGAGCGCGTCGTACGCCGACTGGTCGCCGTGCGGGTGGTATTTACCGAGCACGTCGCCGACCACGCGCGCCGACTTCACCGGCTTCGCGTCGGGGCCGAGGCCCATTTCGTTCATCGCGAACAGGATCCGGCGCTGCACCGGCTTCTGGCCGTCGCACACGTCGGGCAGCGCGCGGCTCTTCACGACGCTGACCGCGTAGCTGAGGTACGCCTGCTCCGCGTAGTTGCCGAGCGTCAGCGCATCGGTGTCCGGTGCGTCGGAGCCGGCGAAGAGATCGGAAGTATTGTCGTCCATCTGTATTCCGTATTCGTAACTGACATGAGGCCAGGCCGGGCGCGATGCCCGGCCGCGCGGATTCCCGGCTTAGATATCCGCTTCGACGTCGTTGCCCTTTTCCTCGAGCCAGCCGCGCCGCGCGGCCGCCTCGCCCTTGCCCATCAGCATCGTCATCCGCGCGACCGTCGCCTCGTAGTCGAGCTCGCCGAGCTTGACCGGCATCAGGCGGCGCGTGTCGGGGTTCATCGTCGTGTCCCACAGCTGCTCCGCGCTCATTTCGCCGAGCCCCTTGAAGCGGCTGATGCTCCACTGCGTTTCACGCACGCCGTCCTTGCGCAGCTTGTC is a window of Burkholderia latens DNA encoding:
- a CDS encoding LysR family transcriptional regulator; its protein translation is MRHAPEALVAFAEAALLGSFTAAARKLGKRQSTVSEAIANLEIDLGVQLFDRSTRTPTLTDAGRALLPQVQRALEAGAAIDRTAARLAQGEEARLTLVVSDTYQSKRYEETLMALEQRFPALELECQIAEHEDVLDLIQQGRAQLGLMAARAAYPPDIGAATVAEESEIGLFVGRTHALAEYGDAEVPHAALRDARELRLITYVKPEDQTADDRIVVGTQRWLAPSYLMLLEMAVLGFGWAELPRWMVEHFARDRLSELRARGWPRRVRVDAVWSRNRPLGPAGAWLLDAMLAA
- a CDS encoding CopD family protein; the protein is MSHAVAVALFLHLLAVAVWVGGMVFANFCLRPALSDLTPQLRLPLIEGVFGRFFNWVSGAVIVILLSGGFLLTAFGGAHATWSLHAMAGLGVVMMLIFGHIRFALFPRIRRAVQAQNWPDGARAVNTVRLLVVVNLVLGVVTIGAAVLSRGF
- the parC gene encoding DNA topoisomerase IV subunit A, with amino-acid sequence MDDNTSDLFAGSDAPDTDALTLGNYAEQAYLSYAVSVVKSRALPDVCDGQKPVQRRILFAMNEMGLGPDAKPVKSARVVGDVLGKYHPHGDQSAYDALVRLAQDFSLRYPLIDGQGNFGSRDGDGAAAMRYTEARLTPISKLLLDEIDQGTVDFMPNYDGSFEEPKTLPSRMPFVLLNGASGIAVGLATEIPSHNLREVAAAAVALIRNPKLTHAELMNLIPGPDFPGGGQIISSDAEIAAAYETGRGSLKVRARWKIEDLARGQWQLVVTELPPNTSGQKVLEEIEELTNPKLKLGKKTLTPEQLNTKKAMLDLLDAVRDESGKEAAVRLVFEPKSRTIDQTEFVNTLLAYTSLESNATLNLVMIGADGRPGQKGLLTILDEWVKYRQLTMTRRCRHRLAKVDDRIHILEGRMIVFLNIDEVIRIIRESDEPKAALIGAFGLTDRQAEDILEIRLRQLARLEKIKIEKELEALRDEKAKLEELLANESAMKRLMIKEIEADAKQYGDDRRTLIQQEKRATFEAKVVDEPVTVVVSQKGWVRALKGHGLDPAGFSFKAGDSLYAAFQCRTPDRLIAWGSSGRVYSVDVSVLPGGRGDGVPVTSLIELESGSHLMHYYAAPADQQLLLASSNGFGFLAKVGDMVSRVKAGKSFMTIDAGAVPLAPMPVLPNATQVACLSSGGRLLVFGMDEMKTLSGGGRGVILMALDDKETLVQALAIDPAGVVLIGTGRGGKVQDETLSYAGLAPHIGKRARKGRAPETKLKVVNELRPLLG